Proteins found in one Anabas testudineus chromosome 1, fAnaTes1.2, whole genome shotgun sequence genomic segment:
- the LOC113161854 gene encoding polymeric immunoglobulin receptor-like — MMSSTEMIFLILVFFVEGLLETEALSVTGEMGGKVSIKCSHANAFSNIKYFCKGECRSEDVLISSRDKKDLNSKYVISDEGNKFTVTISHLTKDDSGTYWCGIDRVGLDTYNKVVLTVIKGEMTQCYVCSVHEESFYDGNKKDSDSSDGTIQTNISSPRKLVLISAGLGAVVVSLGMTVLLRFLRQRRRHNHASFGSEAEGTDGKTSSICQRKDASSNHTGNIYSNVTVSSEVHNQPEGPFYTTVSFNKHPECIAVTPLTEAVIYSSITHKSTDEETHYEVLTGQNSADTMRISLKVTVYLLLAVGLSLSVTEIKGGHANKCDNKTVNQTAYIGGSVTINCTFPRTKGSTIKWFCREDEKFHCTELISTQTANYTKRERFSLKYNKHQGVFIVTISALTQADAGRYQCAVKSSDDSNHCRTEMHLSILRERRITTTKSEPPVLLAATAQAPATYEVVPDLSDHININAVVIVGVTCLAVIVMVSAALILCRHKKRQGGSSEQSANTGNNTEGNNGDHNYEEIQMWSQQASSGAALSSIYTMVSPHADQLHYASVTFQKDSVSFSIDGNTPPNQNKNDSSSRAQGGIQPPAAEQTLYSTLTNP; from the exons ATGATGAGTAGCACGGAGATGATTTTCCtgattttggtcttttttgtGGAAG ggCTTTTGGAGACCGAAGCACTGTCAGTAACAGGAGAGATGGGGGGCAAGGTCTCAATAAAATGCTCTCATGCCAACGCCTTTTCCAACATCAAGTATTTCTGCAAAGGGGAGTGTAGAAGTGAAGACGTCCTGATAAGTAGCAGAGACAAGAAAGACTTAAATAGCAAATATGTTATAAGTGATGAAGGAAATAAATTTACCGTGACCATCTCTCATCTGACTAAGGACGACTCAGGAACTTACTGGTGTGGAATAGACAGAGTTGGTTTGGACACATACAATAAAGTTGTCCTCACAGTCATAAAGGGTGAGATGACTCAGTGCTATGTATGCTCAGTGCATGAGGAGAGTTTTTATGACG gaAACAAAAAGGACTCAGACAGCTCTGATGGGACGATTCAGACGAACATTTCATCCCCCA GGAAGCTGGTGTTGATCAGCGCAGGCCTCGGAGCGGTTGTGGTCTCTCTGGGGATGACGGTCCTCCTAAGATTCCTAAGACAAAGAAGGAGACACAACCACGCCTCTTTTG GCAGCGAGGCTGAAGGAACAGATGGCAAGACGAGCAGCATCTGTCAGCGCAAAGATGCCAGCAGCAATCACACGGGCAATATTTACTCCAATGTCACAGTTTCATCAGAGGTTCACAACCAACCGGAGGGTCCCTTCTACACCACTGTCAGCTTTAACAAACACCCAGAGTGCATCGCTGTCACGCCTCTCACTGAAGCTGTCATATACTCCAGCATTACACACAAGTCAACAGACGAGGAAACACACTATGAAGTGT TAACTGGACAAAACTCTGCTGATACAATGAGAATATCACTCAAGGTCACAGTCTACTTGCTGCTAG cagtcGGACTAAGTTTGTCTGTGACAGAAATCAAGGGAGGACATGCTAATAAGT GTGACAACAAAACAGTGAATCAGACGGCATACATAGGAGGCTCTGTTACCATCAACTGCACTTTTCCAAGAACAAAAGGAAGCACCATCAAATGGTTCtgcagagaagatgaaaaattTCATTGCACGGAACTGATATCAACTCAAACTGCAAATTACACCAAACGAGAAAGGTTTTCTCTGAAATATAACAAACATCAAGGAGTCTTCATTGTGACTATTTCCGCCCTGACCCAGGCGGATGCTGGAAGATACCAGTGTGCTGTGAAAAGTTCTGATGACAGTAATCACTGCCGTACTGAGATGCACCTCAGTATTCTGA GGGAAAGACGCATCACAACCACAAAATCTGAGCCTCCGGTTCTGCTGGCAGCAACAGCACAGGCCCCAGCCACCTATGAAGTTGTTCCAGACCTCAGTGACCACATCAATATAA ATGCAGTTGTGATTGTCGGTGTGACGTGTCTGGCAGTGATAGTGATGGTTTCAGCTGCACTGATACTTTGCAGACACAAGAAAAGACAAG GTGGATCTTCGGAGCAGAGTGCAAATACTGGCAACAACACAGAG GGAAATAATGGAGATCACAACTATGAGGAGATCCAGATGTGGAGCCAGCAGGCGAGCTCAGGAGCTGCACTGTCATCCATTTATACCATGGTCAGTCCTCACGCAGACCAGCTCCACTACGCCAGTGTCACTTTCCAGAAGGATTCTGTCAGTTTCTCAATAGATGGAAACACACCTCCTAACCAGAATAAAAACGACTCCTCATCGAGGGCTCAAGGTGGCATCCAGcctccagcagcagagcagacCCTCTATTCTACACTCACAAATCCCTAG
- the LOC113161417 gene encoding CMRF35-like molecule 5 has product MKIITIFYCFLYATWTAADNIYVVGVEREEVTFRSTHKLAWKNDKYFCRDPCKGSEDILVTVKYGETVQSGRITLVDWRNGTITVSISQVQLSDAGTYWCGVDRPGLDTFTAVTLTVKKSKEAATVPPGVSPKRTTRKILRATQLISEMDTSGPSYVSTTSNSTERAGGNSSSGTVLYASVGAVSILILLVLATTLSRCRKISKAQPRVCSSSDREVDGDDVDKETSPEGTSCALLSNLDPPTSAATPADNAPSHIYENIDLRGGKTDSRQSAANVQRDHGITSRIYIKPLPPTVPE; this is encoded by the exons ATGAAGATCATTActattttctattgttttttgtATG CTACATGGACAGCGGCAGACAACATATATGTAGTGGGAGTCGAGAGGGAAGAAGTCACGTTCAGGTCCACACACAAACTGGCctggaaaaatgacaaatacttCTGCAGGGATCCGTGTAAAGGCAGCGAAGATATACTGGTCACTGTAAAATATGGGGAAACAGTGCAGTCAGGGAGGATAACGCTAGTAGACTGGAGGAATGGCACGATCACTGTGAGCATCAGTCAAGTCCAGCTGTCAGACGCAGGGACATACTGGTGTGGAGTGGACAGACCTGGTTTAGATACATTCACTGCAGTTACCCTGACTGTAAAGAAAAGTAAAG AGGCTGCAACTGTCCCTCCTGGTGTTTCTCCCAAACGGACAACTCGGAAAATCCTCCGTGCAACACAACTAATATCTGAAATGGACACCAGTGGGCCTTCGTACGTTTCAACAA cttcaaacagcacagagagagcaggagggaaCTCCAGCTCCG GTACTGTGTTGTACGCCAGTGTTGGGGCCGTTTCCATCCTCATCCTTTTGGTGTTGGCAACGACCCTCAGCAGATGCAGAAAGATCTCGAAAGCTCAACCACGGGTTTGCTCCAGCAGCGACAGAGAG GTCGACGGTGATGACGTTGACAAAGAAACATCTCCTGAGGGGACTTCTTGTGCTCTGCTCTCCAACCTGGACCCACCAACATCTGCAGCAACACCAGCTGATAACGCGCCCTCTCACATCTATGAAAACATAGACTTGCGTGGAGGCAAGACAGATTCAAGACAGTCAGCTGCGAATGTCCAACGCGACCACGGCATCACCTCTAGGATCTACATCAAGCCTCTGCCACCCACAGTACCTGAGtga
- the LOC113162321 gene encoding CMRF35-like molecule 5 isoform X2, whose protein sequence is MTFLHIAMLCCFSAVYLKASALLEVSGHVGGEVSILCSASWTTDSNSEHNNMYFCKGICSRDNILIQTERERQAVKQGRYRLEVDRGHGVFNVTITRLKRADAGRYCCGVEKTFNALHQNISLKVVNASTVPPRSPPAATTTTAHQTEAEASSQGSFLSSIEPAALTSPATGKTTKQATTNLTDTTVVIIVSVSLALLVCAVIPLIFYGHWRSNAGQSRREENKGETAVTLQSLEPDADPETSAQDASQYAGIYQALDPQSLD, encoded by the exons ATGACATTTCTTCATATCGCCATGCTTTGTTGCTTCTCAG CTGTGTATTTGAAGGCCTCAGCGCTGCTGGAGGTGAGCGGCCATGTTGGAGGAGAAGTCTCCATCCTCTGCTCCGCCAGCTGGACCACAGACAGCAACTCCGAACACAACAACATGTACTTTTGTAAAGGAATCTGCTCCAGAGACAATATTCTCATTCAgacggagagggagagacaggctGTCAAACAAGGGCGGTACAGACTGGAGGTCGACAGAGGACACGGTGTCTTCAATGTGACCATAACGAGGCTGAAGAGGGCGGACGCAGGGAGGTACTGCTGCGGAGTAGAGAAAACCTTTAACGCTTTGCACCAGAATATCAGTCTCAAAGTCGTGAATG CTTCCACTGTTCCTCCCAGATCTCCTCCAgccgccaccaccaccaccgcccaCCAGACCGAAGCAGAGGCTTCTTCCCAAGGCAGCTTTCTGTCCAGCATAGAACCAGCGGCGTTAACGTCGCCTGCTACAGGGAAGACAACCAAGCAAGCGACAACCAACCTCACAG ATACCACAGTGGTCATCATTGTTTCCGTGAGCCTGGCTCTACTGGTGTGCGCCGTCATCCCTCTCATTTTCTACGGACACTGGAGGAGTAACGCGG GTCAGAGCAGGCGGGAAGAAAACAAGGGTGAG ACTGCAGTGACACTACAGTCATTAGAACCAGATGCAGATCCAGAGACCAGCGCTCAGGACGCGTCCCAGTATGCTGGCATCTACCAGGCACTGGATCCCCAAAGTCTGGACTGA
- the LOC113162321 gene encoding CMRF35-like molecule 5 isoform X1 has product MTFLHIAMLCCFSAVYLKASALLEVSGHVGGEVSILCSASWTTDSNSEHNNMYFCKGICSRDNILIQTERERQAVKQGRYRLEVDRGHGVFNVTITRLKRADAGRYCCGVEKTFNALHQNISLKVVNASTVPPRSPPAATTTTAHQTEAEASSQGSFLSSIEPAALTSPATGKTTKQATTNLTDTTVVIIVSVSLALLVCAVIPLIFYGHWRSNAEGQSRREENKGETAVTLQSLEPDADPETSAQDASQYAGIYQALDPQSLD; this is encoded by the exons ATGACATTTCTTCATATCGCCATGCTTTGTTGCTTCTCAG CTGTGTATTTGAAGGCCTCAGCGCTGCTGGAGGTGAGCGGCCATGTTGGAGGAGAAGTCTCCATCCTCTGCTCCGCCAGCTGGACCACAGACAGCAACTCCGAACACAACAACATGTACTTTTGTAAAGGAATCTGCTCCAGAGACAATATTCTCATTCAgacggagagggagagacaggctGTCAAACAAGGGCGGTACAGACTGGAGGTCGACAGAGGACACGGTGTCTTCAATGTGACCATAACGAGGCTGAAGAGGGCGGACGCAGGGAGGTACTGCTGCGGAGTAGAGAAAACCTTTAACGCTTTGCACCAGAATATCAGTCTCAAAGTCGTGAATG CTTCCACTGTTCCTCCCAGATCTCCTCCAgccgccaccaccaccaccgcccaCCAGACCGAAGCAGAGGCTTCTTCCCAAGGCAGCTTTCTGTCCAGCATAGAACCAGCGGCGTTAACGTCGCCTGCTACAGGGAAGACAACCAAGCAAGCGACAACCAACCTCACAG ATACCACAGTGGTCATCATTGTTTCCGTGAGCCTGGCTCTACTGGTGTGCGCCGTCATCCCTCTCATTTTCTACGGACACTGGAGGAGTAACGCGG AAGGTCAGAGCAGGCGGGAAGAAAACAAGGGTGAG ACTGCAGTGACACTACAGTCATTAGAACCAGATGCAGATCCAGAGACCAGCGCTCAGGACGCGTCCCAGTATGCTGGCATCTACCAGGCACTGGATCCCCAAAGTCTGGACTGA
- the LOC113162321 gene encoding CMRF35-like molecule 5 isoform X3: protein MTFLHIAMLCCFSAVYLKASALLEVSGHVGGEVSILCSASWTTDSNSEHNNMYFCKGICSRDNILIQTERERQAVKQGRYRLEVDRGHGVFNVTITRLKRADAGRYCCGVEKTFNALHQNISLKVVNASTVPPRSPPAATTTTAHQTEAEASSQGSFLSSIEPAALTSPATGKTTKQATTNLTDTTVVIIVSVSLALLVCAVIPLIFYGHWRSNAEQAGRKQG from the exons ATGACATTTCTTCATATCGCCATGCTTTGTTGCTTCTCAG CTGTGTATTTGAAGGCCTCAGCGCTGCTGGAGGTGAGCGGCCATGTTGGAGGAGAAGTCTCCATCCTCTGCTCCGCCAGCTGGACCACAGACAGCAACTCCGAACACAACAACATGTACTTTTGTAAAGGAATCTGCTCCAGAGACAATATTCTCATTCAgacggagagggagagacaggctGTCAAACAAGGGCGGTACAGACTGGAGGTCGACAGAGGACACGGTGTCTTCAATGTGACCATAACGAGGCTGAAGAGGGCGGACGCAGGGAGGTACTGCTGCGGAGTAGAGAAAACCTTTAACGCTTTGCACCAGAATATCAGTCTCAAAGTCGTGAATG CTTCCACTGTTCCTCCCAGATCTCCTCCAgccgccaccaccaccaccgcccaCCAGACCGAAGCAGAGGCTTCTTCCCAAGGCAGCTTTCTGTCCAGCATAGAACCAGCGGCGTTAACGTCGCCTGCTACAGGGAAGACAACCAAGCAAGCGACAACCAACCTCACAG ATACCACAGTGGTCATCATTGTTTCCGTGAGCCTGGCTCTACTGGTGTGCGCCGTCATCCCTCTCATTTTCTACGGACACTGGAGGAGTAACGCGG AGCAGGCGGGAAGAAAACAAGGGTGA
- the dnajb1b gene encoding dnaJ homolog subfamily B member 1b: MGKDYYEILGIKKGASEDDIKKAYRKQALRYHPDKNKSPGAEEKFKEVAEAYDVLSDPKKKDVYDRYGEEGLKGGGSAGGGPGSFSYSFQGDPHVIFSEFFGGRNPFEQFFGARNGGMDEDMDTDDPFARFGMGGGGMGGFSRSFSSGMGGMGSHSSVVKKQQDPAVVHDLRVTLEEVLSGCTKKMKISRKRLNPDGRTTRTEDKILEVQIKKGWKEGTKITFPKEGDETPTNIPADVVFVLKDKPHPVFKRDGSDIIYTAKISLRDALCGCTVNAPTLDGRSLPVSTTDIVQPGMKRRISGEGLPYPKRPDRRGDLIVEYEVKFPERLSQSARDTIGQVLPRS, encoded by the exons ATGGGGAAAGACTACTACGAAATCCTGGGGATTAAGAAAGGAGCGTCGGAGGACGACATAAAGAAAGCGTATCGCAAACAGGCTCTGCGATATCACCCCGACAAAAACAAGTCACCGGGAGCCGAGGAGAAGTTCAAGGAGGTCGCTGAAGCTTACGACGTGTTGAGCGACCCAAAGAAAAAGGACGTGTACGACCGCTACGGTGAAGAAG GTCTGAAAGGTGGAGGTTCTGCAGGTGGTGGTCCTGGATCCTTCAGCTACAGCTTCCAAGGAGACCCTCATGTCATCTTTTCAGAGTTCTTTGGTGGACGCAACCCCTTCGAACAGTTCTTTGGTGCCCGCAACGGAGGCATGGATGAAGACATGGACACTGACGACCCTTTTGCCCGCTTTGGCATGGGGGGAGGTGGAATGGGTGGGTTCTCCCGCTCCTTCAGCTCTGGTATGGGAGGCATGGGCAGTCATAGTAGTGTAGTAAAGAAGCAGCAGGACCCAGCTGTAGTTCATGATCTCCGGGTGACCTTGGAAGAAGTGTTGTCAGGttgcacaaagaaaatgaagatcTCTCGTAAAAGGCTGAACCCCGATGGGCGGACGACGAGGACAGAAGATAAAATCCTGGAGGTGCAGATAAAGAAGGGGTGGAAAGAGGGTACCAAAATCACGTTTCCTAAAGAGGGTGACGAGACTCCCACAAACATTCCAGCTGATGTCGTCTTTGTATTGAAGGACAAGCCACATCCTGTGTTCAAACGTGACGGTTCGGACATCATTTACACAGCCAAGATCTCACTCAGAGAT GCATTGTGTGGTTGCACAGTTAACGCACCCACACTGGATGGCAGATCTCTGCCAGTGTCAACAACAGATATCGTGCAGCCAGGCATGAAGCGGCGCATTAGTGGTGAAGGGCTACCTTATCCCAAACGGCCTGATCGTCGAGGAGATCTGATAGTGGAGTACGAGGTCAAGTTTCCAGAAAGGCTCAGTCAGAGTGCCCGGGACACAATCGGTCAGGTCCTCCCAAGATCGTAA